The Leptospiraceae bacterium genome includes the window CATCTTTCGATGGACTTTAATCCAAGACAAATAATCTCCGAATTCCTCAAATGTCGCAAGGGTCAGCAGATGACCGGTGCGAAGTATTATAAACGTGAATGGGGGTAAAATAATCTTAGATGCCTTCGGGCGTTGAGCACACAAAATCACGAATAAGATATGTCCTTTTTTTATGGTGCAATAGATTTCTGATGAAGTCGGAAAACTGGTCTTTTCCTATTTAAGTTTCATGTATATAGTAGGCGCTTATATATCTAATTAAAACTTTCCATCTGCACGAATCTTATAGAATAGACCATCAGAAAATGAAGAGTAAGGAAACAAAGGTGTTTTTGACCCTATTGAAGAAATATTTCCACTTATTTGTCCAACTAAAAAATGCCCCCCATCTGCAGTATTCAATATAGAATTTCCTGTATCAGCTCCAGCGCTACCTATTACGCTGTACCATTGTACAACTCCTCTTTCATTCATTTTCATAACAAAGCTATCTGACGATCCGCCACCCGTAATCAAAACATCGGGCAAAACCCCATCCAAAGACGAAAAATTTCCACCTGAGGTTCCTGAAAAAATATAACTTCTATCTGGCAGTTGCTCTACCGAAGTACAAGTATTAATAATACTTGGAGCCGACGAAAAAGTAAACCATTCCGGGTTACCATCGCTACTCAATTTAATAGCTACACAATTTCCACTACTACCGCTATGGGACCGAATAGGTGTTAAACCTGCAAGTGAAGAAATTGCTGCACCAGAATTGCCTGCAATTATAAATCCATTATCTTGGGTTAAAGCAATTGAATTCCCTGAGTCTGCACCTGTCCCACCCAGAAATGTAAACCATTGTAAAATCCCCGATGAATTATATTTGGCAACAAATATATCACCTCCACCACCAAATGGATTTTTTGCACTAACCCCACCAATTGAAAAACTTAAACCGGCAGAACCTGTCGTAACAAATCCCCCATCGCTTGTTGATTTCAGTGTAGCCATCGTATCCGTACTTGAACCACCAGAATAAGTTACCCACTCCCCATCTCCGTTTTCTTTTATTTTTAATAGAAAAGCATCACTAACTGAAGTATAAGATACAATTGTTGTAATACCCGGATACGTTGTAATCGTAGTGTCGGCAACTCCACCGATTACATAGCCCGAACTATCTTGTACCACATTTTTAATGTCTACATTCGTTGGCCCAACATCACCCAAGAAACTAAACCATTCTAAAGATCCACTCTTTGATAATTTGTAAATAGCTCCATTTTTCCCTGCACCTAAAAATGGCTTAAGAGGAGTTTTCCCACTAATGGAAGTAATTGAATTTGCATACCCGAAAGCAATAAATCCTTCATCTCTTGTCTGAATTATCCCATTGCAAGAGTCTATGCCTGTTCCACCGAGAAATGTATGCCATTCTACAGTACCTGAAGAATTTAACTTTACGATTAAGCAATCTAAAGCTCCTCCTGCAAAATTAATAATCGGAGATGAACTAAGATTGGATAACAATCCTCCTGCCTCTCCGGCGAGCAAATATCCTCCATCTTTTGCCTGAATTACCGAATAAAGAATATCGTTCGAACTAGATCCCATAAATGAATAAAATGTTTTTTCTTCTACGCCTATATTTAGATACGTAGTTGTTGAATTTTTTTGGAAAGAGACACTTAGACCTGAAGATACATTTGAAATCGAAATAGAATAGTCTCCTTGTATCTCTACACCAAAAGAGCCTATCTTTACATCTTTATGGGATAATACACTTACATTGAATTTTATAAATGAGGAAGTAGTGCGAAATCCACCCGATAAGTCTGTGTTTGTTTCTGTAGTTCTTAAAACCCCGTCTGAAAAAATTATCTTCGCACCCACAATAGGTGAATTAGAAGTCACCCCGTGCAAAATCCCACTCACAGGAATTTTTGGACAAAATACACTATCTAAACCGGTAAGGCAATACAAAAATTGCATCGTTCTAAAAGAAGGATCTTCCGGTGATAAAAAATTATCTAATTTTCTATTGCAATTGGCTAAGCTACAAAATAATATAAATACGGTTAAGCTCTTTTTCATTATTCAAACCTTTTACAACACTGATTTTACTTTGGTTAAAATATTTTGTAAACTAGTTTTTTCTGTTTTTTTATGATGAAACTACAGAAAATTTATTAATTGAAATTGTATGGATTTAGAAAACGTAGGAGTTATTTCTTCATTTTTTTGACGAATTAATTTATTTTGATACCCATCTTCTGTAGGGTTTGTGTAAACCTCAACAGTATTTTCGTTTAAGTTAATGATCCAGTATTCAGGGATTTTTCCTTTGGAATATATAAAAGATTTTTGTCTGTCGAGTTCGAGTGAAGTGTTTGCGACTTCAACCACAAGGTGTGCAAAGCTTGGGTGAAACAAGGAATAGGAATCTTCTCTATAATCTACGATAGAAATATCCGGCTCAGGTTCTGAAATATCAAAAGAAATCGGGTCTTCCTTTCGGACTGAATAAGGAGGTAAAATCTTAGAAATGAAAAAATAAAATATTTTATTTAAAGTTGCAGTATGAATAGGATTTTTTGGCATTTTTTCAATTACCACTCCTTCCAATAATTCTGTTTTTTCCGAGATCAAGCCTTGCTCATACATTAAGTGGTATTTTTCTACTGTAAAAGGAGTAACTAATTTACGAATTTCAGGATTTTCTAATAAGGCTTGTACCATAAGCCATTTTTATAAATCTTTTTCAAGTGTGTCAATCGATTTTTCATAGTAAAAAATTCAATTTTCATATCAATCTTTTTTAGTGAGTTCTATTTTCAATACAAATTGATTTTTGAATATTGATTTACAAAAAAGCATTAAATAGTAAATAAGTCTATCGAAGGAGATTCCAAGTTGAAGAAAAATGTGTTAATTATTGGTGCGGGAGGGGTTGCCCACGTTGCTGCACACAAATGCGCTCAAAATAACGATACGTTAGGCGATATATGTATCGCTTCAAGAAAGCTCGACAAGTGCGAGAAAATTATCGAAAGCGTGAAAAGAAAAGGAAATATGAAAGACAATTCTAAAAAAATTTACGCAAGGCAAATCGACGCTTTCGATGTTAACGCTACCGTACAACTAATAAAAGATACAAACTCAGAAATAGTATTAAACCTTGGCACAGCGTATATTAATATGTCTGTTCTGGAAGCCTGCCTCGAAGCAAAAGTTACCTACATGGACACTGCCATCCACGAAGACCCCGATAAAGTTTGTGAAGACCCTCCTTGGTATGCAAACTACGAATGGAAAAGAAAAGATCGCTGCACAGAAAAAGGAATTAATGCAATACTCGGAATAGGATTTGACCCCGGTGTTGTAAACGCTTGGGCAGCTCTTGCTGTAAAGCACCACTTCGACAAAATTGATACAATAGATATTTTAGATGTAAACGCAGGAAGCCACGGAAAATATTTTGCAACAAATTTTGATCCGGAAATTAATTTTAGAGAATTTAGCAAGGTCTGGACTTGGATTGATCGAAAATGGGTAGAAAAACAGATGCACTCCGAAAAATGGATTTATGATTTTCCTGTAGTAGGGAAGCAACCGATTTATCTCACAGGCCACGATGAGCTACATTCACTGTCAAAAAATATAGATGCAAACAGTATTCGGTTTTGGATGGGTTTTGGCGACCACTACCTAAACGTATTCAGTGTCTTAAAAAATATCGGGATGCTTTCTGAAAAGCCCGTAAAGACCGCGGAAGGATTAGAAGTAATTCCACTAAAAGTTTTAAAAGCAGTTTTACCTGACCCGGGGTCACTTGCACCTACTTATACAGGATACACTTGTATCGGAGATCTTGTAAAAGGCACAAAAGACGGTAAGCATAAAGAAATTTTTATTTATAACTCTTGTGACCACGCTTTGTGTTACAAAGAAGTTGAATCTCAAGCGATTTCTTATACCGCAGGAGTTCCCCCAGTTGCTGCTGCAATACTTGTAGCCAAAGGAATATGGAATCCTAAGACTATGGTGAACGTAGAAGAGTTAGACCCGGATCCTTTAATTGAAATATTAAATAAAATCGGACTTCCTACCGTTATAGAAGACAGAACTCCAAAATAGTACTGAACAGAAAAATTCTATTTTTTCTTTAGCTTCTTTTTGGACTGGGTTTTCGACTTGGTTGGCTTTGTCTTTGGTTTTGTTTTTGACTTAGCCGAAAGTTTGGTTTTCTTTTTTACCGGAGCATTCCTTTTTTTCAAGATAGGGTTTCCTTTTTTTTGAATTGATTCAGAAGACATCCTAATCACAAGAGGAGTTCTACCGCTTTCATTTGCTTCATCGATTAAGTCTAAATCATTCCAAAAAAAATCTTCTTCAAAATTTAACCTTTCTTTCAAAAAAATATAATGAAACTGCAAAAGTGCTCTATTCTCTTCATTAAAATACGACAACCTTTGAAATAACAACCTCACATTCGGGTCACTAAATTTATTTCTCATCTTTGCATAAAAATCTCTTGCATCTTCTCCTTCTCGAAGAGCCACTTGGATAGCGTCTAACGCATCTCCCTTTACATCAACCTTTGTATTTCTGTCCAATTTCCTCATAAATTTTTGGATGGTTGTAGAATGAAATTTATGGATTGCAGCAAGTTGTTTTAGGTTGGGGAGTTTTTTCCCACCCAGTGCGTCTTGGTAAATTTCTTCTATCAAAATAAGGTGGTTCTCCACGTCTTCTGCAAGCTCTTGAAATAGCTCCTTAACCAAAGGGTCTGAAATCTCTTCATTCATTCTAAGATAAAAATCAAAGCAATCCTTTTCGTGTTGGATGGCCGCTGCCACTGCATCTAAGAAAGATGTATTTTTCAATAACGACATATTTTTCTCCTAACCGATTCTATTCTTATTAAAATATTTCTGCAACTAAAAAAGAAGAATTTCATTCTTTTTCTGCTGCTTTATATATTAAAAATTGACCGATATAATACGTAGTCATTACCAAAAATTTCTGAACTGATGTAGAAAAAATGTGACTATAGAACTTATCAATTCCTATTAAAGAGTCTGAAATAAAAAATATACAAGCCCCAAACACTCCTGCAAGGTATGAGTTTCTATTTACGTTACTTCTAGAAAATGCCCTCCATACCATAGTGCTGATTGTGATTATATAAAATAAGACAGGGATTTTCATAGCCCCGAGACCAGGGTACATTATATAAAATAAGCCTCCTCCAACTAAAAAAATCGGAATAGATTTGATTACGGAAACACTCGCTCCTTTTGAAAATCCAATAATATAAAAAATATGACCGAATAGAAATGACCCAAGCCCAAAAACAAAATATTCAGGGAAAATCAATAGATAGTCTCCGATTAAAGAAAAAAATAGACCAAAAAAAATAAACTTTTTTAAATGAGAATGAATCCCTATTTTCTTTGATAGATACAAAATTAAAAGTAAAATGGGAAGCCCTTTGGTTGCCAAAGAGCCAATTTGGCTTTCCGGAAAGTAAAATGAAACTACTAAATGTAAAATCCCGAGTAAAATAAAGTTGTTGAGCATAAAATCTTTTCTCCTAAAAATAGATTTATTATTGTATAAAACCTTAGGCAAGTTTTATTCTACATTTACGAATTATGTTTCAATTAAATTTTACAGAAATCAATCACGAAATAATCTTATTTATTCTTTTCAATGTAATAGTTATTTTCATGTTGATTTTAGATTTGGGGATTTTGACTAAAAAGGAAGGTCCCATTTCCTTAAAAAAAGCAGGGTATTGGACTTTGATCTGGGTTGGGGTTTCCATGCTTTTTGCGGTTTTTATTTACTTTTATGATACCGACCCAAACGACCCTTCTAAAAATCGAGTGAAGACTATGGAGTTTTTAGCGGGCTATTTACTCGAATATTCTCTATCCATCGACAATCTTTTTGTATTTATTATGATTTTTCAAAAGTTCAGAATCGGTCCCGCATACCAGCCTGAAATTTTAAAATGGGGGATTATCGGAGCTGTAGTGCTTAGGGCGATTATGATCTTACTTGGGGCATCTCTTGTAGCAAAATTCGGTTGGGTCTTGTATGTATTCGGTTTTTTCCTGATCTATACAGCCTACAAAATGTTTACACACAAAGAAGAGGACGAGAGTTTTCATCCTGAAAACAATATGATTTACAAATTAGTAAAAAAAGTATTCCATATAAGTCACCACGACCACCACGCTCATAAATTTTTCATTAAAGAAAACGGGAAATTAATGGTAACACCTCTATTTGTAGTTCTTTGCCTTATAGAAACAAGCGATGTAATGTTTGCCTTGGACTCAATCCCTGCTGTATTTTCTATAACCCAAGACCCTTTTATAGTTTACACATCCAATATTTTTGCGATTCTCGGACTCAGGTCTTTGTATTTTATGATAAGCGGAGTTATGGATTTATTTGTTCACCTAAAAACTGGGGTTGCCTTAATTCTTGTATTTGTAGGTTTCAAGATGATCCTGCCTCTTATCTGTGAGATCGCAAATATACCGGTGGTTCACATTCCTATTGCAATTTCTTTAGCGGTAATAGTCAGTGTCCTAATCACATCCATACTATTTTCATTACCCGATTTTCAAAAAAACAAAAAAAAGAAATCATAATAAAGGAGAGTTACAATGTTTAAAATAAAATATTTTTTGATGGTTCTGGTTCTTCTGGCGTTTGTAACTTCAAGTGTTCAAGCAACTGAAGTTCCTTCCGGTGGAGAGATGATGATTGATGCTATTTTAATTCGCCCTCTCGGTGTAGTAAGCGTAGTTTTAGGCTCTGCCATTTTTGTAGTATCACTTCCATTTACACTTCTTAGCGGTAGTGTCAAACAATCCGGGAATAGACTCGTAGGATACCCTTTAAAATTTACATTCACCAGAAAACTCGGATCGTTTCCGGGTTACAGTGAAGAATTAGAATACGAACAGGAGTAATAGCATGCCGGATACAACTCCGATAGAAGACTGGGAAAAATTAGCAAAAGAAGCTGACCTAAGAGGAAAAGATGTTTCTTCTCTAAACTGGGACTCTCCTGAGGGAATTACATGGAAGCCGCTTTATACCTTAGAAGACTTAGAAAAACTCGAACTTACAAACACACTCCCTGGAATTTTTCCGTTTATTCGAGGTCCGAGGGCTACCATGTATTCTCATCGTCCATGGACTATTCGACAATATGCGGGATTTTCCACAGCAGAAGAGTCTAACGCATTCTATAGAAAAAATCTTGCAGGCGGCCAAAAAGGTCTTTCCGTAGCTTTTGATTTGGCTACACACAGAGGGTATGACTCTGACCATGAAAGGGTAATTGGAGATGTAGGGAAGGCAGGAGTTGCAATCGACTCTGTAGAAGACATGAAGATTCTTTTTAACGAGATCCCGTTAAAAGAAATGTCTGTATCCATGACAATGAATGGCGCAGTTATACCAATCCTTGCCATGTTTATCGTAGCAGGCGAAGAGCAAGGTGCGAAATTAGAAGAGCTTTCCGGTACGATTCAAAACGATATTCTAAAAGAATTTATGGTTAGAAATACCTATATCTATCCACCGAAACCTTCCATGAAAATCATAGGAGATATTATCGAATACACTTCTAAGAATATGCCGCGGTTTAATTCTATTTCTATAAGTGGTTACCATATCCAAGAGGCAGGAGGGAATGCAGTACAAGAATTAGCCTATACAATAGCAGACGGTTTAGAGTATGTAAAGACTGCAATCGACAGGGGTCTTGAAATAGATGATTTTGCTCCGAGACTATCTTTCTTTTTTGGAATTGGGATGAATTTTTTTATGGAGATTGCAAAGCTAAGAGCGGCAAGACTTCTTTGGGCTGAGGTTATTCAAAAATTCAACCCCAGAAATCCGATGAGTATGGCTCTTAGAACCCATTGTCAAACCTCAGGGTGGAGTCTCACAGAGCAAGACCCTTACAATAATGTAATCAGAACGACAATAGAAGCAATGGCAGCCGTACTTGGTGGAACTCAAAGCCTCCACACAAATGCACTTGATGAGGCAGTTGCGCTTCCTACAGAATTTTCGGCAAGAATAGCTCGAAATACACAGCTAATCATCCAAAATGAAACCCAAATCCCAAGAGTCATAGACCCGCTTGGTGGATCGTATTTTATAGAATCTCTCACCCATTCCATTGTAAATGAAGCAAAGAAACTAATGAAAGAAGTAGAAGACCATGGTGGAATGGCGAGTGCAGTTGAGGCAGGACTGCCTAAGATGAAAATAGAAGAGTCTTCCGCCAAAAGGCAAGCTCTTATAGATCAAGGGATTGAGGTAATCGTAGGTGTAAATAAATTCAAATTAAAAGACGAGTCTCCTATTGAATTTTTGGATATAGACAATACCGCAGTTCGAAATAAACAAATTGCAAGACTAAAAGAAATCAAATCCAAAAGAGATTCAAGTAGAGTAGAGAAGGCGTTAGACGACATCACTGAATCGGCAAAATCCGGAAAAGGAAATTTATTGGAGTTAGCGGTAACTGCTTCAAGGCTAAGGGCAACCGTTGGAGAAATATCTTATGCAATGGAAAAAGTTTTTGGTCGGCATAAAGCAATGATTAGAACAATCAGTGGGGTATATTCTAACTTGAGTCAAAAAAACGATTTATTCAATCAGGCAGTAAAAAGAATAGAAGAATTTGCAAAAAAAGAAGGCAGACGACCCAGAATGATGGTAGTAAAGATGGGGCAAGACGGGCACGACAGAGGAGCAAAAATTATTTCTACTGCATTTGCAGATATGGGATTTGATGTAGATGTTGCACCCCTTTTCCAGACCCCCTCTGAGGTAGCCAAGCAAGCTATCGAAAATGACGTTCATATCATCGGTGTTTCTTCTCAAGCAGCCGGGCATAAAACTCTTATCCCTGAGCTTATAAAAATTTTAAAGAAAGATAATGCAGGAGATATAAAAATTATAGCGGGTGGAGTGATCCCTCCCCAAGACTACGATTTTTTATACAAAGAAGGAGTATCTGCAATTTTTGGCCCGGGTACGGTAATTCCTGAAGCAGCTCTAAAGGTATTAGAACTATTAAAGAAATAAATCTCATTAATTTTGTATAACGATTACAAATTGAAAAAAGACATTGGCAATATAAATTTGGAAATTTTTTTCTTGAAAATTGCATAACAGGATAACTCTTGGCGTGAATATGGAAAAAAGAATTCATCAATCTGTAATCCAATCGCTTTCTAAATTTTGCATCCCTGTTTTATTAATTACAGTCTTTGGTTTGACTCATTGCACAGTTATACCCATCTTTAATAAAAAAGAGAAGGATTCAAAAGCAAAACTTGCTTTAGCTTTTTTAATAGTAGATAGCATGATGTGCCATAACTCAAGAGGAGAATTCTGGGCAAGAGATACTGTTACCAATGTATCGTATTGCGTAAAGACAGACTTTGTGACAGAGAGCAATAATGCGAAACTCTATGTAGAAAAAAATCTTTCTACTGGTTTAAATTATTCTTCAATTCTTTCCACTTATGAAAATCAAATTATCAACAGAGAGACCCAAGCCTTTGGTGCCCCCTCTGATATAGACAATGATGGTAAAATCACAGTCATTGTCTTGGATATAATAGATGGTTCAACTTCTTCATCAGGTTTTGTTGCCGGTTTTTTTGATCCGGTAAATTTTTACACAGACGATCCGAGCAAATCCCTTCGCTCCAATCAAAAAGAAATTCTATACATGGATGGAAAAGAATTAGCCGCATTAGAAGGGAGAAGTCCGGGTAGTTTTTTAATTACCCTTGCTCACGAACTGCAACACCTTATCCGATTTCAATACGAGCTCGCAACCAATACAGAAGACGATACTTGGATTAATGAGGGAACAAGTGAGGTCGCAAGTGATATTACCGGATTTGGTCCTCAAGCATCCAGAATTTCTTGTTTTCGAGGAACATCATGCTCAGGTGGGGTAAGTGGGATTTCTATCGCCAATTGGTCATCTGAATTAAAAAGCTATGCTTACGCCTACTCACTTATGAAATATATTTATGAAAACTCCGGAACTACAACCGCACAAAAATACGCATTCTTCAAAAAATCCGTTTCCGGAGATACCTCAGGGGTTAGAGCGAACAACGCCACCAATCTTATGGAAGTTTTTAAATCAGCAAGCTCGTATAACGCATCTATTTTAAACCCGTACAGCTCAAACTCCGATATGTTTAAAAGGCTTATGGCTGCTTTTTGGGGGCAGTCTCAAGGATATGCGAATATTACAACTACCTATTTTGGAAATACAAGCATCGTTTCTTCTATTGATTCAGTCCGAACTAACTACCCTTTACCATCAGAATTAGCTGGACTTTACGCCTTCGGTGGGCTTTCTTACTCTGGAACTGGACCCGTGAACACTTCAATTTCTCCCACTGCCACATACCGCTTAAATGGAAATACAACTGGTGTAACATCGGGAGGCTCGAATTTTGTAGTAGTGAAGAATAGTATCAACGATTATCTATTACTCAATGGTGCAGTATCAGGAACATCTTCCCAATCAGGGACCGCAATTCTACTTGAGCCTATAGACTATCCAAAATTAGATCTAAAAGAAGAAGTCCTGCCGATTTGCCCAAATAAGCATTTGCACACTGTTCATGCAATTCATAAGAGAACAGCCGACTTAACCATATACCAAAAACAGTCTGAAGAAACTGAAATTATTTCCCCAGAAAACTATTAATCGAAGCCCTATCTTTCTCGAGGCTGTGTTTATGGATTTCTTCTATAGCTGCTTCTATCAATGGGCTAACCAAAAATATCTCTGACTTCACCTCAACCTCATAAACCCTTTCAGAAGAAGTTGGGGATAATTCTCTATAAACGCTAACTCCTTTGATAGTTACAATCTTATCGTTGTTTGGAGGAGACAATTTGAATTCGTGGGTATTTGTATCTAAGTCAAAACTCGATTCTTCTATTAAAGAAGGGTCATCCATTAGTGTAGCCACTACTTGAGGTAGGGAGGCTCCAAGGTTGATTTTCCTTTTTTGAAAAATCTTTGAACCATTTTTTGTTTCTTCTAAAAGAGTGACATTTTTTAATTCAGGGAATTTATCCAATTGCTGGTAGCGTTCTTCTCTGGCTTTCAAAAGATCGGCTAAGGGAACTTCAAATTTATGCGAGACGGTGTATTTCATCATTTTCCTTCAAAATTTTCTAATCAGGCTAAAACAATATTTTAAAGGACTAAATTGGCAAGAGGAAAATTATTGTAAATTTGAATATCGGAGAAAAATATTTTGTCCTCAAGCTGGGTAGAAATTTCTAAAAATGCAATAAAATCCAATATCCACTCGTTTAAGTCTATTCTACAACCGGGAGTAAAATTTGCTGCTATCGTCAAATCCAATGCCTACGGTCACGGAATCTTGGAAGTATCTAAAATTGCAATCTCTTCGGGTGCAGATTTACTCGGGGTAAATTCATTAGACGAGGCTATTTTTTTAAGACAAAATCTTCCTGACACAAAGATACTCATTATGGGAGAAATCCCTGATTTAAAAGAAAAAACAAAATTCGTAAGCGACCCAAATTTTTCTATTGTAGTATCCAGATTAGATGAAATTCAAATTTTAAACTCTCTTCCAAGCCCACCCAAAATTCATCTAAAAACAGACACAGGAATGGGAAGGCTTGGATTTCACGGCAAGAAACTAACCGACCTTATTTGTGAGATAAAAGAAGAAAATATTGAACTCCACGGGATTATGACCCATTTTGCAAGCACAGAAGATTTCACTGAGCATTCTTATTCAA containing:
- the scpA gene encoding methylmalonyl-CoA mutase, whose product is MPDTTPIEDWEKLAKEADLRGKDVSSLNWDSPEGITWKPLYTLEDLEKLELTNTLPGIFPFIRGPRATMYSHRPWTIRQYAGFSTAEESNAFYRKNLAGGQKGLSVAFDLATHRGYDSDHERVIGDVGKAGVAIDSVEDMKILFNEIPLKEMSVSMTMNGAVIPILAMFIVAGEEQGAKLEELSGTIQNDILKEFMVRNTYIYPPKPSMKIIGDIIEYTSKNMPRFNSISISGYHIQEAGGNAVQELAYTIADGLEYVKTAIDRGLEIDDFAPRLSFFFGIGMNFFMEIAKLRAARLLWAEVIQKFNPRNPMSMALRTHCQTSGWSLTEQDPYNNVIRTTIEAMAAVLGGTQSLHTNALDEAVALPTEFSARIARNTQLIIQNETQIPRVIDPLGGSYFIESLTHSIVNEAKKLMKEVEDHGGMASAVEAGLPKMKIEESSAKRQALIDQGIEVIVGVNKFKLKDESPIEFLDIDNTAVRNKQIARLKEIKSKRDSSRVEKALDDITESAKSGKGNLLELAVTASRLRATVGEISYAMEKVFGRHKAMIRTISGVYSNLSQKNDLFNQAVKRIEEFAKKEGRRPRMMVVKMGQDGHDRGAKIISTAFADMGFDVDVAPLFQTPSEVAKQAIENDVHIIGVSSQAAGHKTLIPELIKILKKDNAGDIKIIAGGVIPPQDYDFLYKEGVSAIFGPGTVIPEAALKVLELLKK
- a CDS encoding ferritin family protein; translated protein: MSLLKNTSFLDAVAAAIQHEKDCFDFYLRMNEEISDPLVKELFQELAEDVENHLILIEEIYQDALGGKKLPNLKQLAAIHKFHSTTIQKFMRKLDRNTKVDVKGDALDAIQVALREGEDARDFYAKMRNKFSDPNVRLLFQRLSYFNEENRALLQFHYIFLKERLNFEEDFFWNDLDLIDEANESGRTPLVIRMSSESIQKKGNPILKKRNAPVKKKTKLSAKSKTKPKTKPTKSKTQSKKKLKKK
- a CDS encoding lysoplasmalogenase, producing the protein MLNNFILLGILHLVVSFYFPESQIGSLATKGLPILLLILYLSKKIGIHSHLKKFIFFGLFFSLIGDYLLIFPEYFVFGLGSFLFGHIFYIIGFSKGASVSVIKSIPIFLVGGGLFYIMYPGLGAMKIPVLFYIITISTMVWRAFSRSNVNRNSYLAGVFGACIFFISDSLIGIDKFYSHIFSTSVQKFLVMTTYYIGQFLIYKAAEKE
- a CDS encoding Uma2 family endonuclease; the protein is MVQALLENPEIRKLVTPFTVEKYHLMYEQGLISEKTELLEGVVIEKMPKNPIHTATLNKIFYFFISKILPPYSVRKEDPISFDISEPEPDISIVDYREDSYSLFHPSFAHLVVEVANTSLELDRQKSFIYSKGKIPEYWIINLNENTVEVYTNPTEDGYQNKLIRQKNEEITPTFSKSIQFQLINFL
- a CDS encoding TerC family protein translates to MFQLNFTEINHEIILFILFNVIVIFMLILDLGILTKKEGPISLKKAGYWTLIWVGVSMLFAVFIYFYDTDPNDPSKNRVKTMEFLAGYLLEYSLSIDNLFVFIMIFQKFRIGPAYQPEILKWGIIGAVVLRAIMILLGASLVAKFGWVLYVFGFFLIYTAYKMFTHKEEDESFHPENNMIYKLVKKVFHISHHDHHAHKFFIKENGKLMVTPLFVVLCLIETSDVMFALDSIPAVFSITQDPFIVYTSNIFAILGLRSLYFMISGVMDLFVHLKTGVALILVFVGFKMILPLICEIANIPVVHIPIAISLAVIVSVLITSILFSLPDFQKNKKKKS
- a CDS encoding DUF2505 family protein, producing the protein MKYTVSHKFEVPLADLLKAREERYQQLDKFPELKNVTLLEETKNGSKIFQKRKINLGASLPQVVATLMDDPSLIEESSFDLDTNTHEFKLSPPNNDKIVTIKGVSVYRELSPTSSERVYEVEVKSEIFLVSPLIEAAIEEIHKHSLEKDRASINSFLGK
- a CDS encoding saccharopine dehydrogenase family protein, translated to MKKNVLIIGAGGVAHVAAHKCAQNNDTLGDICIASRKLDKCEKIIESVKRKGNMKDNSKKIYARQIDAFDVNATVQLIKDTNSEIVLNLGTAYINMSVLEACLEAKVTYMDTAIHEDPDKVCEDPPWYANYEWKRKDRCTEKGINAILGIGFDPGVVNAWAALAVKHHFDKIDTIDILDVNAGSHGKYFATNFDPEINFREFSKVWTWIDRKWVEKQMHSEKWIYDFPVVGKQPIYLTGHDELHSLSKNIDANSIRFWMGFGDHYLNVFSVLKNIGMLSEKPVKTAEGLEVIPLKVLKAVLPDPGSLAPTYTGYTCIGDLVKGTKDGKHKEIFIYNSCDHALCYKEVESQAISYTAGVPPVAAAILVAKGIWNPKTMVNVEELDPDPLIEILNKIGLPTVIEDRTPK